In a genomic window of Salegentibacter salegens:
- a CDS encoding ABC transporter permease: MFKILKYSFFDLFRSRWSFVYFFFYLLLGLVLLFLNNDLSNAIITLMNVVIVLVPLIGTIFGIMYFYNSREFTELLLAQPIARKHIFLGQYLGVAISLALSLVLGLGIPFIIYGLFESSAIWDFLSLLVVGSFLTFIFTALSFGIALRFENKIKGFGMAILMWLFLAIIYDGIFLLLLMYFQEYPLEDFALAASVLNPIDLSRTLILLKLDISALLGYTGAVFKSFFGTTKGSIISFGVLLAWVILPVWGMLRLASKKDF, encoded by the coding sequence ATGTTTAAAATTCTAAAGTACAGTTTTTTTGATCTTTTTAGAAGTAGGTGGAGTTTTGTTTATTTCTTCTTCTATCTGTTACTGGGTTTGGTGTTATTATTTTTAAATAACGACCTTTCTAATGCGATCATAACCTTAATGAATGTTGTTATTGTTTTAGTGCCACTCATCGGGACTATTTTTGGGATTATGTATTTCTATAATTCACGGGAGTTTACCGAACTGCTTTTAGCGCAACCCATAGCCCGTAAACATATTTTTTTAGGGCAATATTTAGGCGTAGCTATTTCACTCGCCCTAAGTTTGGTTTTAGGGCTGGGAATTCCATTTATAATTTACGGGTTATTTGAATCTTCAGCAATTTGGGATTTCCTTTCTTTATTGGTAGTAGGTTCTTTTCTTACCTTTATTTTTACCGCTCTTTCCTTCGGAATTGCGCTTAGGTTTGAAAATAAAATTAAAGGTTTTGGGATGGCAATTTTAATGTGGTTATTCCTTGCGATTATATACGACGGAATATTCCTCTTGCTTTTAATGTATTTTCAGGAATATCCTTTAGAAGATTTTGCGTTGGCTGCAAGTGTGCTAAATCCTATAGATCTAAGCCGAACATTAATATTGCTGAAGTTGGATATTTCAGCACTACTGGGATATACGGGGGCAGTTTTTAAATCATTTTTCGGCACAACCAAAGGAAGTATAATAAGTTTTGGCGTACTGCTGGCCTGGGTAATTTTGCCGGTTTGGGGAATGCTACGCCTGGCTTCAAAAAAAGATTTTTAA
- a CDS encoding Crp/Fnr family transcriptional regulator, giving the protein MVAENILLEFGASRETYHKGDQLFREGEIALNFFQIISGEIKMNNYNADGKEFIQGMFTDGQTFGEPPLLADVKYPANAEAIKTSEVLKLPKLNFLELLTQHPETHLKLTRTLAERLFYKAIMVSEISSQDPEHRIIRILDYLKRYVHQIEGQFKFKVNLTRQQIADLTGLRVETVIRAMKGLEKKGELKIRSGKVYR; this is encoded by the coding sequence ATGGTTGCGGAAAATATTTTACTGGAATTTGGAGCTTCAAGAGAAACCTACCATAAAGGTGACCAGCTTTTTAGAGAAGGAGAAATTGCGCTTAATTTTTTTCAGATTATTTCCGGGGAGATCAAGATGAATAATTATAATGCCGACGGAAAGGAGTTTATACAGGGAATGTTTACTGACGGGCAAACTTTTGGCGAACCACCCTTGCTCGCCGATGTAAAATATCCCGCCAATGCTGAAGCTATAAAAACTTCTGAAGTTTTAAAACTGCCAAAATTGAATTTCCTGGAACTGCTTACACAACATCCCGAAACCCACCTAAAACTAACCCGCACGCTGGCCGAAAGGCTTTTCTACAAAGCGATTATGGTTTCTGAAATTTCGAGTCAGGATCCCGAACATAGAATTATTAGGATCCTGGATTATTTAAAGCGCTATGTACATCAAATTGAAGGACAGTTTAAATTTAAAGTAAACCTTACCCGCCAACAGATCGCCGATTTAACCGGGCTTCGAGTAGAAACCGTAATCAGGGCTATGAAAGGCCTGGAAAAGAAAGGCGAATTAAAAATTAGAAGCGGAAAAGTTTATCGCTAA
- the ric gene encoding iron-sulfur cluster repair di-iron protein: protein MNTETVKTVADYVTENIKNAHLFKKYGIDFCCGGGISLAQAAAKANVSLEVLEKELEDTTLVPTPGYDYKTWKLDFLTDHIINVHHHYVEENIPLLIQYAARVAKVHGHERPELIKIQQLFTEVAQELSAHLKKEELILFPFIKKLVRAKEEGTTVPQPQFGKIDNPIKMMETEHDDAGAIFKEISELSDNYNYPDWACNTYRAFYAKLEEFETDLHHHVHLENNILFPKAIELERSLNG, encoded by the coding sequence ATGAATACCGAAACTGTTAAAACCGTAGCCGATTATGTTACCGAAAATATTAAAAACGCACACCTGTTTAAAAAATACGGAATCGATTTTTGTTGCGGTGGCGGAATTAGTTTAGCCCAGGCTGCGGCAAAAGCTAATGTGAGCCTTGAGGTACTGGAGAAAGAATTAGAGGATACCACCTTAGTTCCCACTCCTGGGTACGATTATAAAACCTGGAAACTGGATTTCTTAACCGATCATATTATAAATGTACATCACCATTATGTTGAAGAGAATATTCCCTTACTTATTCAATATGCGGCACGTGTAGCCAAAGTGCACGGTCACGAGAGACCTGAACTTATAAAAATTCAGCAGTTATTTACCGAAGTTGCCCAGGAATTAAGCGCCCATTTAAAGAAAGAAGAACTTATCCTGTTTCCATTTATCAAGAAACTGGTAAGAGCGAAGGAAGAAGGAACAACGGTGCCACAACCGCAATTTGGAAAAATTGATAATCCTATTAAAATGATGGAAACCGAGCACGATGATGCCGGGGCTATTTTTAAAGAAATTTCAGAATTAAGCGATAATTATAATTACCCTGACTGGGCCTGTAATACTTACAGGGCATTCTACGCAAAACTGGAAGAATTTGAAACCGATTTGCACCACCATGTACATTTAGAAAATAACATACTTTTCCCCAAGGCCATTGAGCTTGAACGCAGTTTAAACGGTTAA